A genomic window from Aquila chrysaetos chrysaetos chromosome 9, bAquChr1.4, whole genome shotgun sequence includes:
- the SMG5 gene encoding protein SMG5 isoform X4 — MSQGGGATGESGEPEAKVLHTKRLYRKQVCIGDALQDASCRVLEGKVKYPPMSLLRSSLEGDFSVLHIWQAFESWCIAVVEAVHRLDLILGNKAAYQEVFKPENISLRNKLRELCVKLMFLHPVDYGRKAEELLWRKVYYEVIQLIKTNKKHIHSRSTLECAYRTHLVAGIGFYQHLLLYIQSHYQLELQCCIDWTHVTDPLIGCKKPVSASEKEMEWAQMACHRCLVYLGDLARYQNELAGVDTELLAERFYYQALSVAPQIGMPFNQLGTLAGSKYYNVEATYCYLRCIQSEVSFEGAYGNLKRLYDKAAKMYHQLKKCETRKLSPSKKRGKDIKRLLVSFMYLQSLLQPKSSSLDSELTSLCQSVLEDFNLCLFYLPSPPNLSSTSEDEEEYESGYSFLPDLLIFRMVIICLMSVHSLKRAGSKQYSAAIAFTLALFSHLINHVNIRLQAELEEGENPVPAFQSDGTDDQEPREPLNSIEKETEADLANHQPSEEQRKNDCKKSKKYSRLSCLRRRRHPQKVDESDLSEGFDSDSSQGSIKGSDGSESGSEKSDEEAEAAFDVETDSDMNSQESRSDLEDMEDEPGEDGSGQGKSGPKEALKNCVDGSGLGDSKGPSISKTEAPDPAVNGPASLSTNDASIASNLQAMSTQLFQTKRCFRLAPTFSNILLKPNSEPPILKDGIESKPCVNGDLEKPSLVEQDDVSDSEESISSNKSCRNERSLQEKLEIVTNEGLLLTVKVFLDWLRTNTDLIIMCAQSSQSLWNRLSVLLNLLPSAADLQESGLALCNEVKDILSGAELPDLKANLLLPEDVALRNLPPLKNAHKRFNFEQDRPIFSAVEESVVRICCIRSFGHFITHLQGSILQFNSELGIFISIAQSEQDNLLHQAQAQFHMFVFVTRLQRKLVGTG; from the exons ATGAGCCAGGGCGGAGGGGCCACCGGCGAGAGCGGCGAGCCGGAGGCCAAGGTGCTGCACACCAAGCGGCTGTACCG GAAACAGGTTTGTATTGGAGATGCCCTCCAGGATGCGTCCTGCCGTGTGCTCGAGGGGAAGGTGAAATACCCTCCAATGTCCCTGCTTAGATCGTCCCTGGAAGGAGACTTTTCTGTACTTCACATTTGGCAGGCATTTGAGTCCTGGTGCAT AGCAGTGGTAGAGGCTGTTCATCGATTGGATCTCATCCTTGGTAATAAGGCAGCGTATCAAGAAGTGTTCAAGCCAGAGAACATCAGCTTGAGGAACAA GCTGCGGGAGTTGTGTGTGAAGCTGATGTTCTTGCATCCAGTGGattatggaagaaaagcagaagaactgCTTTGGAGAAAAGTTTACTATGAAGTTATCCagctcattaaaacaaataaaaag cacATTCACAGCCGTAGCACTCTGGAGTGTGCGTACCGGACTCACTTAGTTGCTGGCATAGGATTTTACCAGCACCTTCTCCTCTACATTCAGTCTCACTATCAGCTAGAGCTGCAGTGCTGTATTGACTGGACGCATGTAACGGACCCTTTAATAG GCTGCAAGAAACCTGTGTCTGCAtcggagaaggagatggagTGGGCACAGATGGCATGTCACAGATGTCTGGTTTATCTGGGAGATCTAG CTCGCTATCAGAATGAACTGGCAGGTGTGGACACAGAGTTGCTGGCTGAGCGGTTTTACTATCAAGCCCTTTCTGTTGCACCACAAATTG GCATGCCCTTTAACCAGTTGGGGACATTGGCAGGGAGCAAATACTACAATGTGGAAGCTACCTATTGCTACTTACGCTG TATCCAGTCTGAAGTGTCCTTTGAAGGTGCCTATGGGAACCTGAAGCGGCTGTATGACAAAGCAGCCAAAATGTATCATCAGTTGAAGAAATGTGAAACCAGGAAGTTGTCTCCAAGCAAGAAGCG AGGCAAAGACATTAAGAGGTTGCTGGTGAGCTTTATGTACCTGCAGAGTCTTTTGCAGCCAAAGAGCAG CTCTTTGGATTCTGAGCTGACGTCTCTCTGCCAGTCTGTGCTGGAGGATTTCAACCTGTGCTTGTTCTACCTGCCCTCTCCTCCTAATCTGAGCTCAACTAGTGAAGATGAAGAAGAGTATGAGAGTGGCTACTCCTTCCTTCCTGATCTCCTGATCTTTCGCATGGTGATCATCTGCCTTATGAGTGTTCACAGCCTCAAGAGGGCAG GTTCAAAGCAGTACAGTGCAGCCATCGCTTTCACGCTGGCCCTCTTCTCTCACCTGATAAATCACGTCAATATTCGCCTGCAGGCAGAGctagaagaaggggaaaatccAGTCCCAGCCTTTCAGAGTGATGGCACAG ATGACCAGGAGCCGCGGGAGCCATTGAACTCGATTGAGAAGGAAACTGAAGCTGACTTGGCCAATCATCAGCCCAGTGAGGAACAAAGGAAGAATGactgcaagaaaagcaagaaatactCCCGCCTTTCCTGTttgcgccgccgccgccacccccAGAAGGTGGATGAGAGTGACCTGAGCGAGGGCTTTGACTCTGACTCCAGCCAGGGCTCCATAAAGGGCAGTGATGGCTCAGAAAGTGGCTCAGAGAAGAGTGATGAGgaagcagaagctgcttttgATGTGGAGACGGACTCTGACATGAACAGCCAAGAATCTCGGTCCGACTTGGAGGACATGGAGGATGAGCCAGGTGAGGATGGAAGCGGCCAAGGCAAAAGCGGGCCCAAAGAAGCCTTAAAAAACTGTGTGGATGGCAGTGGGCTGGGGGACTCCAAGGGCCCAAGCATCTCTAAAACTGAGGCTCCGGATCCAGCAGTCAATGGGCCAGCTTCCCTGAGCACTAATGACGCAAGCATAGCCAGTAATCTCCAGGCCATGTCCACCCAGCTGTTTCAGACCAAACGCTGCTTTCGCTTGGCTCCCACTTTCAGCAACATCCTTCTGAAACCGAACAGTGAACCACCCATCTTGAAGGATGGAATAGAAAGTAAGCCATGTGTCAATGGAGATCTGGAGAAGCCCAGCTTGGTGGAGCAAG ATGATGTGTCTGACTctgaagaaagcatttcaaGTAACAAATCCTGCAGGAATGAGCGGTCCCTTCAGGAGAAGCTAGAGATTGTGACCAACGAAGGGCTGCTTCTCACTGTCAAGGTGTTCCTGGACTGGCTGAGGACAAACACGGACCTCATCATCATGTGTGCTCAG AGCTCTCAGAGCCTGTGGAACAGGCTGTCTGTGCTCCTGAAccttctgccttctgctgcagaCCTGCAGGAATCAG GGCTGGCCCTATGTAATGAAGTCAAGGACATTCTGAGTGGTGCTGAGCTCCCAGACCTGAAAGCCAACTTGCTGCTACCAGAAGATGTGGCCTTGCGAAATCTTCCCCCTCTGAAAAATGCACACAAGAGGTTTAACTTTGAGCAGGACCGGCCCATTTTCTCAGCAGTTGAGGAG TCTGTTGTTCGGATTTGCTGCATTCGGAGCTTTGGCCACTTCATTACCCACTTGCAAGGCAGCATCCTGCAGTTCAACTCAGAGCTTGGGATCTTCATCAGCATAGCACAGTCAGAGCAAGACAACTTGCTGCACCAGGCCCAAGCCCAGTTTCACATG TTTGTTTTTGTAACTAGGCTGCAGAGGAAGCTCGTCGGAACAGGCTAA